The Corvus moneduloides isolate bCorMon1 chromosome 4, bCorMon1.pri, whole genome shotgun sequence genomic interval ACTGTGGAATACCTTCTCTACAACATTTTGTCTATGCTGAAATGCGCAATCATGTGCTGAAAGATGGTTCCtgttattattatcattaatGTCATGGTAGCCTGCAAGTGAATTACTGTATAATTAGGAATATTATCTGTCCCAAAGACCCTGGGATACAGGTAAACAAAACAGGTAAAGGTTTCACCATCTGTGTTGCACTAAACAGGAATGAGGAACAGAGAAGAGCACAGGCTTGCTCCAGTTAAGTAGTGAATCTCCAAGTAACTGAGGTCCCACATTACTGGTCTAAGGGAAAAGGAGGCGGTGGATCTGCTGCAACCTGAACCTACATCTTGTCTTCCCTATGCATGGCTTTGCACAAGCTCATCAGAACTCTGTTTTTTTGGACACTATCTCTCCAGATCTTCCGTACAGGAACTCCTGTACGTCTATGGtgtggcagccaggagggattACAAGGAATGTAGCTCTCCATCTCACAGCAGGACAGCTCAAACATAAAAGACACGACCTTAAGCCTCAAGAAAATTTCCCCCTCCCACCTTCTGCTCCCTCCTTTATACACACAAAGTGGCCCCTCTACATTTTGGTCATCTCCAGTAGAAGTGCTGAGAGAAGGTAatcctattttttaaaagcttcgGTAAATAACTTTTGATAACAAGACTTCAGTAATTAATGCTTCTGGTTGCCGATGGAAGTGTGAAGACTCCACCCTTGGAGATGTTCAAGGCTGAGCTGGCTCACACAACTTATCCTTTGCTCCCTTGCAACTCAGAGCTTGTTCAGTATGGGAGAACTCCAAACACTGGGGTTGTAGGACAAGGCAGGAGACCCATGCTGACCTCAACAGCCTAAAGAATCACCTTTATTGTACAGTAACTGCTCCTCGAGAATGTGTTATTACAGATGCTGCTATAGAAGATCAGTAAGCATTATCCTGTCAGAATAGCAGCTTTGAGAAAATCCAGCTGCCTTGAATACTGATTCATGGTACTGCATTCCCAAATTTAGTAAccaaggaaaagctggagagcTTGATACCGACATTCACACTTCTGGCCAAAGGAACATGTATCACAAAGAATAACTTGAAGTGGGAGAGCTACAGAACTCTCTCAGAAGGGATTTTTGCACAAGTCTTACTCTATTTCAGAGTTCTTCTTTGGACTTTCTAACCACTACATGGACTTGAAAACAGCAATattataaaatgaaggaaaactaaGTAGTGCTTCTCTGTAAGTAAAAGCAACACAGTCTAGAAAAGCTACGTGAGAGGGAAAGCTGCTCACgatgaggctggaaaagattgCAGAGATTAAATTTTGTCTTATGGATGAGACTCCACTCAAACTTTTTTTGGCTCCCTAAATATCAAGAACCTTCTTCATTTTGAAGAGCATCTTCCAACTTTCATGTCTTACCTCAAGTTTTCCTGGTTATCTTTTTGGCAAGTCCTCAGGGTTTTGTCGCAGTCAGTCACCAGgtgaggagaagggagcagggtgTGAACTGTGGTTCTGTGAGATATGGTGGAAGAGATCTGAAAACAGAGTAAGTATCCTACAGACATGCACTACTCAGATTAAAAGCCACCACATGAAACTGACTATGTCCCCTTCAAGCTTTATCATCAACGCAGCTGGAACTTAGTATGAATCATCAGCATTTGCTACTATTCATTTTATTGATTGTTCTcacctttttattatttcctcttcttttttaatattatgtaTTATTCTTCTATATTATGTATGATTCTTTTATATTATGTATTAATATTACAGTACCACCTATAGCAACAAATTAAAATTGCAGCTTCCACCAGAAACATGATCCTGTTAGAGAAGGTTCTGTACAAACCTCACTGTTAAAAAGATACAGTCACTTGCTCAAAACTCCCAAAAGAAAGgtgacagaaacaaaatcaaagcaaaaagaagtgGCCCAGCTTGTGTCTCACGTCCAAAGCAGAAGTTGTTTCCCAATTCCAAGTCCAAGGTATCACAttgctttacattttctttgGCACTTTGCCTTTACGTCTCCTCTTATCTTGCAGCTGAACGTTTTTTCTtatgtgtgagtgtgtgtgatATACGACTCTGCCAACATGTAAACAGGCAATTTCAGCACTTAGCATTTGTTTAagcattaattattttattaatagaaGTTTGGAGACTGGAAACAGAAGCACAGACCTGTTACCTGACTTGGTCAAAAATAGAATTGGGATAGAATACAGGCCTTTTGGTGCTGCAGTTATaaaaattttagattttatgAGCAGAAGCAAGTAACTGCTACTCTTGGTCAGAGCTACCTGTAACCTGATTGTCACAGCACCAAGGTCCTGCTAACAAAACATACCTGCCAGTGTTTGGTACTTCCCCAACAGCATAAAACAGCTCCATGAGTAGGCCAAATGATCCCACATTCCTGCAAAGAAGCTTCAAGACCCCACTGGATAAAACTTCCTCATTTACTAAAGTCAGTTATTGTCCTGCcagggaccaaaaaaaaaaatcaaacaagttTCACTTTGTATGCATTCCTGGTCAGCACTAAACATTTTTCTGGGTAGCAAGCATAATACAGGagattttaaatgctttctttgaaagcagaaaaatatatcttttaaGCAGTCAAGCTTTAACtgtgagaattaaaaatatctgttccATATGTTCAAGTCCCAAGTAAAGTAATATTAAGTATGTAGAAGAAAGTTCAGGTAGGAACAGCAAATGATTAAAATACAAGTCCCTTGGGTCAAAATGCGAGCAAAGTGGACATAGATAAAATACCAGGGAAAGGAGATGAAATACAAACAGGATGTGCTGTGGTGTCCAAATGAGACACATTACTAAAAAAAGTATTGCATCATTAACCACTCCATCAGCTGCCTCTGCCAAGGCTGCAATGGACTTTGCATTGCCCACACCTTGGAGAATATGAGGCTCTCAGATCACTCTCTGGTATGTTTGCTAGTCTCACTTTAAAACTCCAAGTTTGATCAtgaattttctctctcctctgttttgaagaaaaacagcagttaAATTAGCagttgaaaaattatttcagctgtgtGATGGGGTTCTCAGTGTATGACTGAGTAGTAGGTATCTTCTGCACTGATATCCCTGGTCTTCAATGGGTGTATTATGTGCTGCCCACAGGTTGTGTTGCATTTGTTGGTGGTGCTTGGGTAGCTCTCCAGAAGTCATCTGGTGCTCTGAACATAGTACAGCCCAAGAGTCCTCCAATATCCCACACCACTAGTTCTGACCTGAGCCCACCCTCAAACTAAAGTGCTGGATGCTGCCAACTTGCCCTGCAGCCCGTGCAAACTGATGATCCTCAATGCCTCCAATCAGTCCCTTAATGACGAGCCCTTTCCCGCATCCATGGCATTCCCCAGTACATAGCCCACTGTGTGACCAAACACAGGccaaacagcagctccagacTCCAATTTTAAGAATTGTTGGAACTATTAAATTAAAGAGAGTGGTCCTAGATAAAAGAGAAGTTTGTAAAAACATAGGTAAATGCTATCTGCAGGTAAGTGCGTAGAAAATCCATCCATTgtaaaagtattaaaatgtcGAGttctacaaaagaaaatattttgatttctctAATCAGAGAAatttaatgactttttaaaaaattttgtttcaaaaactgtttaaaatgtttattcagaGCTAACAAACTTTATTCAGTTTctaaaattactatttttagaGGTTGCCATAAATTCCACTCAGTTTGTCGATCCTACAGCTGAGCTCATTCCATGCaaattttcagacaaaattttTAGTAACAGAAAGAGCTAatggaaaaataccttttattCCCACTTTctgaaacacacaaagaaattgTGGATTATTTACTTAGTGTGCTTTGGGTTTGGTCATATCCACTCCTTCACTTCCATGTCAGTGAAGTTGTTtgctttcacacacacacagaaaaagccaccaacaagaaagaggaaaacacgATACTCTTGATTGCAATCCCACAGAAACTGGTGAAAGGACTTGGGGACATGTCCTATTagcctgtttgtttttaattgacCAGATTTCCAGTTGACAGCGGCCCTTTTAGCAGTGCACAGAACAAAAACAGCACCACATGGCCAGCAGGGTCTGTTTTAAAGTGGTGCTCTCTCATGTCCCCCGCTGAGGATTGCACCATATGAGCCATCAGTAACGCCAAGTCAAAGGCCAAGCATCAATAAAGCTCTTGCTGTGATCAAGAATATGTAAACAATGGAGCAGCCACTTCTAGGAGTGGTTACAGCAGAGCTAAAGCTCAAGTTAGGTGGCATCTAgctgacaggtttttttctctgaaattttacaaaatacagtattttctctGGACACTGTTGCTGGCAGTAAATATTTTAGTGCAAGCTGTATTGTGCATATACTTAGTTAAATGAATGGAATATGGCAGAGATTATTTGTCTAGGTACAAAGCCTGTGAAAGTCACTGGGAACAGTTCTGTTCAAATCACTGGTTGCTGAATTAGGTGTGTGGTCAATACATTGTATCCAGGTATCATAGCAATGAGAACTAAATAATTTACATACAGTGTCCTCTTTCATTACACACATTcataaaaatacacttttatttAGTACACTTGAACACATCAGGGCCAACCTTCTCCTCAGCCATGTACATGTACCTGGAGATAAATATTCCTGCAATGGAAGTTCACTGAGAACAGCCTATTACTCCAGAAGGAAAATACCTACAGAATTTCACAGGGATTGTTGCTTTACTTCGTCCTTCTTACATTCCTGCTATAGGGTGGATTAAGGTTTCTGCGGGAAGGATTTATTTATGTATATCCTGGAAGAGTTTCCCTAAATCCTGCTAGCTTGTTTCGGAGGGTGGGTTCCCCCATAATTCATGCACCTACAGGACTTAACTGgacaaattaaagaaataatataaaCCCCCTTGCAAGGACATTCTTCCTCTGACCTTAACCGACTCGTTGTTGCCATCTGTCCCTGTACACGACTCATCCCATTCTGCCACATTACCATTTACAAGGACACATAAAGCCACAAAAGAAGTTGATGGACATTCACTCCAGAGCATTAGCTACCTTGCTCCAAGCTCCTGAGATCTGACTGTGCCTTTTGACAGCTCGCCAAGCACATTTCCCCATTTCTAGAATGAAACTAAACCTTTGcactttattattattattattattattgttctCTTTCAGCAAAAAGGTAATTGGGCATGAAAAGTTCAAATCCATTAAATAAAAactcaatttaaaatattttccatccaCCAAGCAAGCTCCTATTCATTATGCTGACACTGTACTCCACCTCTGTGCCAAGTGGATCACTCAAAGATGCCccccaccacttccctggcATTTTGTGTGACAAGTAAATCTGCTGTGCACACATTGCTTTATAGAGCATCCCAGTTTTTTCAAATACAAGCAACATTTTTTACAGCACCTTTAAATTCCCAAGTTGAATTTTGTACCTATCAAGGTAATTTCAAGTAAACTATTTGTGCTGAGTCTCTCCTCTGGATATTGTGGCAGACAGACACAGCTTCTGAGTTTTACTTCTGCTTCTTTACTCAGTTCAAGTTTTTGCATAGCCTCAGTCCCATTCAGTTTACTCTACTGCTAAATACAAATCGTAAAATGTGTTTACCTATCAGAAACAATAGCAGGCAATCAAAATACAAATTGCATCGTTCTCTAGGAACCTCGGTAGAAGAACTCAGATGTTGCAGTTACCTGGTGCCTTGttaatttagaaaagaaaaacagtacaAAACATTCTAATGTTTCAGCCACAGGTTACATATTATGTTTTCACAAAGGTCACTTTTTCTATGAAGTTTTTTTAGTACAAGTTTACTGTACAGGGACACTCTTTTGCCTTAATATCTATTACGAATGTCTTCTTTAAAtctagcaaaatattttccccttacAACTTAATCTGCCAGAGATGCAGAGCACAGTTACTTTTCACAGGTCCAGGCCTGAAATCTAATAAAAGAAAGCCAAAGAGGGACATCTAGTGGTACCATGCACAAAATTAGGAatgagcagagggaggaaaaacctACTGCCATGCCCATGGATCTGAGATAACTGGTGGTTATCTCATTGGGAACGAGGAAAGGTCGACGGGAAGACCAAAAtaacagaaaggagaaatccatgtattttattcttttctaaCACATTGCCACTGTAAGTGGCAATAACACAAAACTGCATTTGGTCAAAGCAGAAAgatgaagcaaaataaaagatttaaCAGTCTTCTCAGTGAGTCTGATCTGTTTGAACAATGTTGGATTCCTCTAAATGAACTGAATCTAAATGAATGTGCCATATTCAAACAATACTGCCACTGCACCCCAGATTCAATTAAGGAAACTGTACCTTGGCTTTCACTTGCAAAATAATCCCCAGGAAAACCAAGAGGATCTGCAGAATAAATTTCATTTCCCTTGAAAGTAGGTACATGAAACTCCAGCCAAGGGCCAAGCATCAACTGAAACTGAATTTCAGTTTGACAAAACCTCTGAACGCTCACCCAATGAGCAAATGATAAGATAGTGCTTATCATGTATTAGCAGTGAACATGTCATTCTAATCACCATGAAGTACTCATGCAAAATTAGTGGAATAAGCCATCTGTCAACTAACGAGGCAGATCAGCAGCACTGGAACCCTCTCCCAGCTGAAGACAAGGAGAGATCAACAGCAAACTCCAAATTGCTAGAGAGACAACAAAAGCTCATGAGCTGCATGGTCCCAGCCAACTTTAGTACCAGAGTACTCACAACTCCCTATGAAAACACCCTTCCTAGAGCACAGAAGGAACTCTCACATGAAGAGAATGGGAgttgccagccctgctctctgaGAAATGCAGCCTGTAAAAAGGACCACACCTGGTTTGATGTGCAAATCCCATAGTAAACAACTTTGCACTGTATAGTTGCCAGTATTAAATAAATGAGGCAGTCATGCACGCTAGAACATAACTGCAGGCTCTTTAAGGAAAATTGAGGTTTTAGTGTCACTTTCTATCAGAAGAGGAAGCAGATTAAGTTCTACCTTTATAGCAATTATTTAGGTCTCTTAGATACTTAGAGATTAAGAATTTAAACCTACCTTGAGCACTTCTGTGGCAATTCCACATGCACTAATCCCTACAGCTCCTACAGTGAGGGTTAGAGATGAAGCCCAGAAATTCTTCCAAGAAATGTGGGACAACCTCCAGAGCTGATCCCtttctgcccagctcccagacTCACCCTTCTGAAGGTCTTTTCTGATTTCCACAAAAGTATTGTAGTGAAAATGAATTCTTTTCTATAAATTTGAAAGAAAGTGCCATTTATAAGACTTTCCAGGCAAAAAGGAAGTAACTCTCCTTTCCCTGTTGTAGCTGTGATGCCATTTTGGGGGCAGTTTTATAGTCACACAACGTCAAGTGCTGTCTCCCACTGCAGTGGTCTGTGTACCACAGGTGCCTTAAGGAAACTGATTAAACAGAATCAGCTACACAGCCCACAGGTCTTCTCCATGCTGATTTGAGGTATTTATAATCCTCTTTGCAGATATTTAATGACTGgatacacaaagaaaaatattcttaaaaacGAACTTGTTTTAAACAGATAGTAAAGCAATTTTATTAAGCAGAAAGATACCTGCCTCTCATACCACTCTTCATCTACCAGTCTTCACCCAGTTTGCTCCTTGATGCTGTTCTAAGCTATCATTAAAGGATTTCCCTCCCTTCggttctccctttttttcccctccttacTTTTTCTACAGGACTGACAGTATCTTCTGAATTTATTCCCCCTCACTGGACAAGCAGTACCCACGGGACAAGCAGtcttctttttgtctcttttgtttggtttttttgtagtAAAAAGACAGGTACCTTGGAACTTCCTCTTCTTAAGCTCTCTCCAAGTTCTCCAGCACACAGgagaataaaagaaagatgCTGTCAGTAGTGATGCACACCGGGGCCTGCCAGCAAAGAACCACGTGTAAAAAGCATTCAGTTCTGGAGGTTATATGGTCACTGCCAAACTGGAGCAGAGTGCTTTGTAGGAGGAAAGTTCCTGATTAAAATAGTTCATATTCCACCTTGCACTGCAATAATCTATTAAGAACTgcctcaatttaaaaaaaaacaaaaacaaaacaacagaaaaaaccaacaaaaacaaattatGGTGTTTTAAAGCCTAAGTTTAGTGTACATATACACCAGAGAGAACCAATGTCACGGAAAAGAGTGAATCAATGCCTGTTTTCCATAGTCTCTGAATGAGGATCACACACCTTTCTGGAAGCCATGCTGTGATGGAACTAACCCCAGCAGAAGGGCAGCCATTCCATGGCATCTTTTCCACTAGAGGTCAGGCTGAAGGAACTAATGATCTATTTTAGCCTTCAGAATCTATGAGTGGGAGTCACTAATCAAGACTTGGAAGCCTGAATACCACTTAAAGTGAATCACAGAGGTATTAGATTTCTAAGTGTCCACCAGCCAGAGACATTTAATCATGAGAGTATTTTAACACATGTCAATACAACCTTTCAGAAAGCACTTGGTGCCATCTCAGTTGGCAGGACAAcgtttggaaaagagaaaagttctTCTTAAACCTCAACCTTGAAATGAAAACTCCATTATCTTGAATAATGACATTCTAGCCACTTTAAAAAGGGTATTATAAAaggtttgctttttattttttgctcttAGAAATTACATCCATTACAAgcattttccatgaaaaatctaGATTGAATTTGTTTCTGTAAATAACTAGGAATAGGCACAGCTAAGCAAATAATGGGCTTCAAGTAAATAGAATTTTTCCAAATCCCAAAGTGATTTGAGCTAAGAGCCcaggcttttcttcttctgtattttgatGACAAGCAATTCCATCACTTTCAGAAACATTGACCCAGCTTCTCAAAATAAATACCTCGAAGGTGGTGAAGCTCAGACATACACTTGTTTCTGAAAATTCAAGGAAATGTTTAATGTatcatttttggttttaaacacATTCTTCATTGTGACAGGACAAAAAGTCATGATCAAACAGTAAGTCCTAGCTCAGAGCTCTTCACCAGTCACCATCTCTCCCAACAATTCATTGCCTtcagtgcatgtgtgtgcagcCAGGAAACCAGCACAGAGTAATTTTGGCCAAAGGTGTGTAAGCATTTACCCAtagagacaaaaaataaatagaggAATTGCTCAGGTTTacacttctgaaaacaaagcagcccATGAAATTCCCTCAGAGATGAAGTCAGCTAACCAGGTTATATCAGCTGGCATTTTGAAGTGCTTCACGGTCAACTGTCAGAGCCACTTCAAAGATACAAAACGTACTTGGGAGAAGAACACAAAATGCCAGGAATAATGAGCAAAGAGAAGAAACCCTGCAGTTTCTCTGGTTGCCCAAGACTGGTGATGGGAATAAGGGGCATAATGAACAGAAATGAAGCACAGAAGATGACGGTTTGACCTCTTTTTACGTGTCTCCCATAGACCAGCCCTTTCTGTACTTTCACCAGGTCAAAGGCAGCACACCTGCTGATAACAGTCAGTTGTTTCATCATTTACAGGttacttcatttaaaaattttgcaaGAGAACTTGATAACAGCAGTCTGAAATCCACATGTGCATGTTTTGAAAGGTGAAAATTCAGTTTAGCTCAGTAACAAACTCCACTAACACACTCTTTCTCCTATGCTAGCTCTCCTGAAATATGCCAGCCTTCTAAAATTTACAGCTGTACAACAGGTACAGTGCACCTCTCCAGGGCAGGGACCAGAGAAATGCAAGAGCTGTGTGACAAGGACCAACCACTCCAACACACTTTATGCGGAGCTGGCAGTCGGCGTTTGACGGAATCTGGTAAGGCACATTTCCCAGATTGAGCACGTACCCCGCCCAGATGCACAGATGGTATTTGTgggagcaaaggaaaataaaatataggtttaaaataaatgcaagagaaacacagaataataTTGAATCACTCTAGGTATTTCTAAGGGTTTCCATCTATCTTTTCTACTTCTCAGCACATAGCGAGTGTATGTTCTGAGCTTTGAAACCACTTAGCAAATGGAAGGGATTTAAAACTAGTTATGTTTCAAATATAAGATTACAGAATTAAAGAAAGGCTCCAGGAATGAGATCTCTGTACAGAAGCTTGATGCAAAAGGAGTTAAAAATGCTGTTCCTGCATATGCCTGGCATTGACAACCAGGCTTGTCTGAAGAGCCTTTTCCATGCTAAAGGAGAGGACTCGCTCTGCTGCTGAATTTCAGATGGGCCCTCTGCACAGTGGCTACATTCCCTTTGTTCTAAATGGATGGAAAGACACACAGCTGGTAATAAGAGACAAGCTACAATGTAGTGAGGGAAATTGAGCTCTAGATGCTGTTTTTGTGATATAAGGGAAAAAGAGTAGCCACAGACTGATGAGAGATGGCAGGTTGACTGTGACAACGACTGGTTTGGGACACAGTTCCAGGCTGCAGCCTTGCTCCTCCACCCTCCATCACTGGTCCTTCTCAAACCAGAAGAGCTGATGGCCTTTGTTACAATGATACATTCCAAGGTAGCTGCTCTCAAGAGCCCATAAAAAGCtagcagaggaagaaagaacaggaggaaaacagcacaggTTGGAAGTGGTGGAGAAAGAtggcagaagaaacaaaagccCACATTTCCTGTTGGAGCCTCTGCTAACCCAGAGGTGCCGATGTGTGCTTACTCTGCCATGTCAGGAGTTGAAGCTCCACAACGTTCAACTTTTAATCACCATCTCCTCTCATCCTCCTTCTACAGGTTCCAGCTCTTTATTTTACCCATTAGTTAAGATTTAACCTTTCATAAATCAATGTTAACATCTTGATTTCAAGTTCCACCCTCTCTTCCTTAGTAGACATGACTTAAACACTACACTTGAATTGTAACAAAAATCTTCTTTCTTTGGATTAAACCAGTCTCTCTGAATTCTTCCCTATCCCTTCTGCCACCCTTCTGAGTTGCTTTACATAACACTGCACCAACTTCCACCTCACAACTGTGGGTAGGGAGGAAAGCTCTTCAGTGTTACTTCTTGCAGTACTACAACTACTGCTCCCatgcaaaaagcaaaacaaaatctttgaCATAtggaggcagcagagggaactctccagcccctctctgggcCATCCCTTAGGAGCACAGCTTCTGGggtaggaaaggaaaacaaatgtgttgTGCTCTGACTTCTGCCATTTAAAACTTCTCAATTACCAGCACACTGTGATATAAAGGTTTTTCTGGGTCACTTGAAATCTCACGCTATTATTTAAGCCAGAGCTACTAAagaaccccaaaaaaaccaaccaaacaaaaagaaactaaGGAAAAGTCTTTAAAGAATATATTCCAAACTAATACATCATAGAAAGATGTAAGCAAAGAGCAAGATTTCCTACCAGAAACATATTTATGACAGTATGACACACAAACTAATTATATATGTAAATCTGAAGTACTTGATATCTACATTTGCAAGTGTCACTCATTTTATGCTGAATTTattcaaaaatggaaaagaaaatcctctACAAAGGGTCTACATTTTATCCAGTCACAAAACCTATGTTTGCTGGAACTCCAATAGAAATAATTACTTCAAATTTTCACCAGAGTCTCCAAACAGAATTTAGCacaaatactttctttctttttaatctaGTCAACTGAAAGAAATGGAGCTGCAatggtttaggttttttaatCCCAAAGTGgattataaaaacattttcatcaaagatttttttacaaaaagacCAGCATTACTGGTTATATCTTATTCTTAAGGTAAGCTTTCTTCAAAGAACTCTATGATTGGAATCTCTTCCTGATACATAGTGACATGCTATTTGCTGGCTGCAGTGAGAAGAGTcgaaatgaaaacaaaaatacaaacaggcttttttttaaatcttgtctTTATTGATTTAGACTTCAGAGCTACAGCCAAAAATAGCGCATCTGTAGAAAATTATCAAACAGGCTATCAGTACAGCATCATTGTATGTTTAGAATTGTAAGCACTTGACAGATCACAAAGGGAACATCCAATCTAGTATTTGGCAGTGCAACCCATGAACAGGGAATACACGGAGAaggattctttttcttccaaaaagaaaCACTCCTGAACAGgaacaaaaagcttttgttaaaaaaaaaagaattccagtTACCACAGAAGACTCATTGGCTCACTCAAGACATCAACGTACAGCGCTGGAAACTTTGTGTGGAATGTCGAAGGGGACACGGAAGCTACAGCTCTGCTACAGGAGCCACGCTGTCTTCAGGACTTTGTATGCCATGGAGAAGGTCACTGAGTAGCCAACTGCCCAAGACAAacctctgccaggctggggaagagggatCAAGTATGCGAAAGTGTGAAGGATCCTAGCCCCTGTGAAGATCCTGAAATGCAGCAAGGCTGTGGACAGCTCGGGGCCACTCAGAGCATACAGCAGTCCAATGCCAACAAATGGGACAATATTTTCAAGGTCATTCAGGTGGCCTCTGGAGAAAGAagcaaagttattttaaaatgttacattttgtTGAATAAACCACTTCAAGCCT includes:
- the MGST1 gene encoding microsomal glutathione S-transferase 1; the protein is MAKATQLIDNEVFRAYATYTAIVLLKMMLMSLITAYFRITRKAFVNPEDTASFGKGESAKKYLRTDPDVERVRRGHLNDLENIVPFVGIGLLYALSGPELSTALLHFRIFTGARILHTFAYLIPLPQPGRGLSWAVGYSVTFSMAYKVLKTAWLL